A genomic region of Methanobacterium sp. contains the following coding sequences:
- a CDS encoding alpha/beta hydrolase, with protein MKYINSKKKLILLIILVIVIIAIAGFVYYVSDYYRADNQALAALKSTDSYNVVNTDDYITFTPTKNGSATGVIIYPGGKVEAEAYSIIASKLAENGYTTIIVKMPFNLALFDSNKADEVIADHPEIKNWVIGGHSLGGVFASDYAINNQDKIKGVIYLASYPSSDASNTTFKALSIRGSLDALTTSQDIEENKNKFPADTTFITINGGNHYNFGNYGVQTGDNNSTITREQQQDETVNAILEFLKYL; from the coding sequence ATGAAATATATAAACTCAAAGAAGAAATTAATTTTACTGATAATTTTAGTTATAGTTATAATAGCAATAGCAGGGTTTGTATATTATGTTTCTGACTATTATCGTGCTGATAATCAGGCTTTAGCAGCACTCAAATCAACTGATTCTTATAATGTAGTCAACACAGATGATTACATTACATTCACTCCTACAAAGAATGGAAGCGCCACAGGAGTAATAATATATCCTGGAGGTAAAGTTGAAGCAGAAGCTTACTCCATAATTGCTTCTAAACTTGCAGAAAATGGTTATACTACAATAATCGTTAAAATGCCCTTTAATTTAGCATTATTTGATAGTAATAAAGCTGACGAAGTTATAGCCGATCATCCTGAGATTAAAAATTGGGTGATTGGGGGTCATTCACTTGGAGGAGTTTTTGCATCAGATTATGCGATAAATAATCAGGATAAAATAAAAGGAGTCATATATTTAGCCTCTTATCCTTCATCAGATGCTTCAAATACTACTTTTAAAGCATTATCAATTAGAGGTTCCCTTGACGCACTTACAACAAGTCAGGACATTGAAGAAAATAAAAATAAATTCCCTGCTGATACTACCTTTATCACCATAAATGGCGGTAATCACTACAACTTTGGTAATTATGGAGTTCAAACAGGGGATAATAACAGTACCATAACAAGAGAGCAACAGCAGGATGAAACAGTTAATGCTATACTTGAATTTCTTAAATATCTCTGA
- a CDS encoding nucleoside deaminase, which produces MTDEFMKAAVEEAKKGFIEGGIPIGSVIVHNGKIIGRGHNRRVQNKSAILHGEIDALENAGRISGAVYRECVLYTTLSPCSMCAGAILLYGIPKVVIGENMNFMGEEELLRSRGVVLDVLQDPSCIKMMSDFIQMHPELWYEDIGL; this is translated from the coding sequence ATGACTGATGAATTTATGAAAGCAGCCGTTGAAGAAGCAAAAAAGGGATTTATAGAAGGGGGTATTCCAATCGGGTCTGTAATTGTTCACAACGGCAAGATTATAGGCCGTGGGCATAACAGGCGAGTTCAGAACAAGAGTGCAATTCTTCATGGTGAAATTGATGCTCTGGAAAATGCAGGACGAATATCAGGAGCTGTTTACCGTGAATGTGTTCTTTATACAACTTTATCTCCTTGTTCAATGTGTGCAGGAGCTATTTTGCTTTATGGGATACCAAAAGTAGTAATAGGGGAAAATATGAATTTTATGGGTGAAGAAGAACTGCTTAGATCAAGAGGAGTTGTTTTAGATGTTCTTCAGGACCCTTCATGTATTAAGATGATGTCGGATTTCATCCAAATGCATCCAGAACTATGGTATGAAGATATTGGGTTATGA
- a CDS encoding prenyltransferase/squalene oxidase repeat-containing protein yields MQQYEMNKNHPAIRKASEYLFSCQTEEGNIMGILANQYTPYYTGAIMYLLIKAGYENDPRIEKGFKWLLSMRQDDGGWVIGISGMIGVKLSRDEMI; encoded by the coding sequence ATTCAGCAATATGAAATGAATAAAAATCACCCAGCAATCAGGAAAGCCTCCGAATATTTATTTTCCTGTCAAACTGAGGAAGGAAACATAATGGGAATTTTAGCAAACCAGTATACCCCTTATTACACCGGAGCAATAATGTATCTTTTAATAAAAGCAGGCTATGAGAATGATCCACGCATAGAAAAAGGATTTAAATGGCTCTTAAGTATGAGACAAGATGATGGCGGTTGGGTTATTGGAATTTCTGGTATGATTGGAGTTAAACTTTCAAGAGATGAAATGATCTGA
- a CDS encoding GNAT family N-acetyltransferase, with protein MVRKATKEDICAIIDLWQEMMDFHIQRSDLYEMKPDARNIYSNYIKDILRSPDYIVLVYELENKVLGYLIATESDDPPVYKDTIGIISELCVTEKHRNKGIGEKLLAEVEKIFINKGIKRMECMVSDFNEISKNFWRKHGYRPYNLMCVKLLR; from the coding sequence ATGGTAAGAAAAGCAACTAAAGAGGATATATGTGCAATCATAGATCTATGGCAGGAAATGATGGATTTTCACATTCAAAGAAGCGATTTATATGAAATGAAACCTGACGCACGGAATATTTACTCTAATTACATTAAAGATATACTTAGAAGCCCAGATTATATTGTATTGGTCTATGAATTAGAAAATAAAGTCTTAGGATATTTAATAGCTACTGAATCAGATGATCCTCCTGTTTATAAAGATACTATAGGAATTATATCAGAGTTATGTGTAACAGAAAAACATCGAAATAAGGGAATTGGGGAAAAATTACTGGCCGAAGTTGAAAAAATATTTATTAATAAAGGTATTAAACGCATGGAATGCATGGTTTCAGATTTTAATGAAATATCTAAAAATTTCTGGCGGAAGCATGGATATAGGCCATATAATTTAATGTGTGTTAAATTATTACGTTAA